A window of Cryptomeria japonica chromosome 3, Sugi_1.0, whole genome shotgun sequence contains these coding sequences:
- the LOC131044070 gene encoding uncharacterized protein LOC131044070 gives MSMIRHTDMDYPCLGEVYDGIDSMIEKMKAIINAKEQDPEETFFKEVQSICVERWNKMTTPLHLAFALTPKFYSDEMLAKPSRVPPYRDSEVSEGCRTALTKLFPDSEMKDLMTSEFADFVASNGQSVSALCDKYKKDSHAWWYLNGHTSPNLQTLAIKVLSQVASSSSSERNWSTYSFIHSVKHN, from the exons atgagtatgatccgtCATACTGACATGGATTacccatgtttgggagaggtatatgatggcattgactcgatgattgagaaaatgaaagccatcatcaatgcaaaagagcaagatcccgaagaaactttcttcaaagaggttcaatcaatttgtgttgagcggtggaacaaaatgaccaccccactacatcttgcatttgcattgactcccaaattttatagtgatgaaatgcttgctaagccatcaagggtaccaccatatagagattcagaAGTCAGTGAAGGGTGTAGGACAGCACTTACTAAACTCTTCCCCGATTCtgaaatgaaggatttaatgacaagtgagtttgctgattttgtagcctccaatggtcaaagtgtttccgctctctgtgacaagtataaaaaggattctcatgcttggtggtacctcaatggccatacatcaccaaaccttcaaactcttgcaatcaaagttttatcgcaa gttgctagttcctcttcatctgagcgaaattggagcacatactcttttaTCCACTCGGTGAAACACAACTGA